Proteins co-encoded in one Flavivirga eckloniae genomic window:
- the porU gene encoding type IX secretion system sortase PorU: MKEKILFLFFTACTLVAFGQQKKYTILWDGSKSISVGSYTIEVPSFNSENFVYGPIQGLLFVDQWETNQLINESSITISHVTYAPISKTNLKDLDINKIHGELKYSLKNSIARDKQYASLSLSPIIKDSGDSYKKVVSFQINYKHGASARRVSSLNKGFKTSKAISNSVLGTGDWYRFYVDETGVFRLSKNFLQSLGVDVNNVDPRNIKLYGHGGSMIPYSNAVAYPFDVPENAIKFVGEEDGVFDNGDYILFYAQGPKGFNAESNTNINCYTDKTYYYINVSGGAGKRIQQFAQPQGAVNMVIDTFEDYQFYEIDKFNIASLGRRWLGDGFSVDSHQTFKFDFPGLITTEPIRLKVFVVAAGATQSTMEITVNGSPVRTLSLSGVSKTTLAIAGEHIGNVNVSSSEVEVGLTFDHRGNPSTLGHLDYISIEAIRALNFNDKQFQFKNSAVASASGIGQYNITNATEISEVWDVTDMYNVSNFVNTDGTSTLSFTSTLGSLRTYVALTPTDYLQPKSDSRTSINNQDIKGTIFQNSQGAFQDVDYIIVSRNDMISEAERLAQINRTQYNLNVKVLGLEEIYNEFSSGNQDIGAIRNLIKYVYDNASAPENRIKYVCLFGDGSYDYKDRIRNNTNIVPSWHSYNSLDLTGSFISDDFYGMMDTNEGTMGTSDRLDIAVGRMLVDTPQRAKEMVDKMESYYVKEAFGSWRNNFVVISDDPDEKIPTDLQETTDLIGNRVTQEKPFINTIKIHSDAFKQETSAGGDRYPEVTTEIANSVDNGALVVNYFGHGGEDGLAGERILTKPDINNFRNFCKLNCFVTVTCEFTKFDNPFRDTAGEFTFWNKQAGAVGLVTTTRQVFVNFGINFNREFGQYLFSYSDNDTYADHEYPSVAEALRLAKNDPVVAGNIQKRLIFYIGDPAMKLAFPKPNIRLTEINDVPIAQATDTLKALSHVKLAGEVVDVSGNLIPNYNGVLSTTIYDKAISKQTLANDGITDNGQTVRLNFETLGEIIFRGQASVKDGRFEFDFVVPKDIGIPVGFGKVSFYSRNEALTEDQSGASVNTVRIGGLNENAAEDNIGPVITLYMNDENFVSGGITNESPTLLAKLEDTNGINTASGIGHDIVAIIDGDETNPIVLNDYYQTEIDDYQKGVVSFPLRDLEPGLHTLTLKAWDVYNNSSTSEIQFVVFDKDQDLVINNVLNYPNPFVNYTEFWFNHNSSEPLDVSIQIFTVSGKLVRTINGVTTGGIKTTSSLSRDLVWDGRDDFGDKIGKGVYIYKLTVHSNLLNKKVEKIEKLVIL, from the coding sequence ATGAAAGAGAAAATTTTATTTTTATTTTTTACTGCGTGCACATTAGTTGCGTTTGGGCAGCAAAAAAAATACACGATTCTTTGGGATGGTTCTAAATCAATCTCTGTTGGAAGTTATACCATTGAAGTACCTTCGTTTAATAGTGAAAACTTTGTTTATGGCCCTATACAGGGACTGCTATTTGTAGATCAATGGGAAACCAATCAATTAATAAATGAATCTTCCATAACGATTAGTCATGTTACTTATGCTCCCATATCTAAAACCAACTTAAAGGATTTAGATATAAATAAGATTCATGGAGAATTAAAATATAGTTTAAAAAATTCCATAGCTAGAGACAAGCAATATGCATCCTTAAGCCTTTCACCAATAATTAAGGATTCTGGAGATAGTTATAAAAAGGTGGTTTCATTTCAGATTAACTATAAACATGGTGCAAGTGCTCGTAGAGTGTCTTCATTGAATAAAGGTTTTAAAACATCTAAGGCTATTAGTAATTCTGTATTGGGCACAGGAGATTGGTATCGGTTTTATGTAGATGAGACAGGTGTTTTTAGATTGTCGAAAAACTTTTTGCAAAGTTTAGGAGTAGATGTAAATAATGTAGATCCTAGAAATATTAAGTTATATGGACATGGCGGGAGTATGATTCCCTATTCTAATGCCGTAGCTTATCCTTTTGATGTTCCGGAGAATGCCATAAAATTTGTTGGAGAAGAAGATGGTGTTTTCGATAATGGAGATTATATATTGTTTTATGCCCAAGGACCAAAAGGATTTAACGCAGAGAGTAATACCAATATTAACTGTTATACCGATAAGACCTATTATTATATTAATGTAAGTGGAGGGGCGGGCAAACGTATTCAACAATTCGCTCAGCCACAGGGAGCCGTTAATATGGTTATTGATACATTTGAAGACTATCAATTTTATGAAATAGATAAGTTTAATATTGCTTCTTTAGGAAGACGTTGGTTAGGAGACGGGTTTAGCGTGGATAGTCACCAAACTTTTAAGTTTGACTTTCCAGGTCTTATTACAACAGAACCCATAAGACTTAAGGTTTTTGTAGTAGCGGCTGGAGCAACCCAAAGTACTATGGAGATTACGGTAAACGGAAGCCCAGTTAGAACATTAAGTCTGTCTGGGGTGTCAAAAACTACTTTGGCAATAGCAGGGGAACATATTGGTAACGTTAATGTAAGCAGTTCAGAAGTAGAGGTAGGACTTACTTTCGATCATCGCGGAAACCCAAGTACGTTAGGACATCTGGATTATATATCGATAGAAGCCATACGCGCATTAAATTTTAATGATAAACAGTTTCAGTTTAAAAACAGTGCCGTTGCATCGGCTTCGGGAATAGGGCAATATAATATTACTAATGCAACAGAAATTTCAGAAGTTTGGGATGTAACCGATATGTATAATGTGTCTAACTTCGTGAATACAGATGGAACTTCAACTCTTAGTTTTACATCGACATTGGGGAGTTTAAGAACCTATGTAGCACTTACACCAACAGATTACCTACAGCCAAAATCAGATTCTAGAACCTCGATTAATAATCAGGATATAAAAGGAACTATTTTTCAAAATAGTCAAGGAGCGTTTCAAGATGTAGATTATATTATTGTATCACGCAATGATATGATTAGTGAAGCAGAACGTTTAGCACAAATAAATAGGACGCAATATAATTTGAATGTAAAAGTCTTGGGGCTGGAAGAAATTTACAATGAATTTAGCTCGGGTAATCAAGATATAGGCGCTATTAGAAATTTGATTAAATACGTTTACGATAATGCAAGCGCACCAGAGAATAGAATAAAATATGTGTGTTTATTTGGTGATGGCTCTTATGATTATAAAGACAGAATACGTAATAATACTAATATTGTGCCTTCGTGGCATTCGTATAATAGTTTAGACTTAACGGGGTCTTTTATTTCAGATGACTTTTATGGTATGATGGATACCAACGAAGGTACTATGGGAACTAGCGATAGGTTGGATATTGCTGTTGGTAGAATGTTGGTGGATACTCCACAACGCGCTAAAGAAATGGTCGATAAAATGGAATCCTATTATGTAAAGGAAGCTTTTGGAAGCTGGCGTAATAATTTTGTTGTTATATCTGATGATCCGGACGAAAAAATACCAACAGATTTACAAGAAACTACAGATCTAATTGGAAACAGAGTAACCCAAGAAAAGCCATTTATTAATACGATAAAGATACACTCTGATGCGTTCAAGCAAGAAACCTCTGCTGGAGGGGATAGGTACCCTGAGGTTACTACCGAAATAGCCAATTCTGTTGATAATGGTGCTTTGGTGGTAAATTATTTTGGTCATGGTGGAGAAGATGGTTTGGCAGGAGAGCGTATATTAACAAAACCAGATATTAATAACTTTCGAAATTTTTGCAAACTTAATTGTTTTGTAACGGTAACTTGTGAATTTACCAAGTTTGATAACCCATTTAGGGATACTGCTGGCGAATTCACATTTTGGAATAAGCAAGCCGGAGCCGTTGGATTGGTTACAACTACGAGGCAAGTATTTGTGAATTTTGGAATTAATTTTAATAGAGAGTTTGGTCAATACCTGTTTTCTTATAGCGATAACGATACTTACGCAGACCATGAATATCCTTCTGTAGCCGAAGCATTAAGGCTGGCAAAAAACGACCCTGTCGTTGCAGGGAATATACAAAAGCGTTTAATATTCTATATAGGAGACCCTGCTATGAAATTAGCATTCCCTAAACCTAATATTCGATTAACAGAAATTAACGATGTACCAATTGCCCAAGCTACAGATACATTAAAAGCACTAAGTCATGTAAAATTGGCTGGGGAGGTGGTAGATGTTTCCGGGAATTTAATCCCAAATTATAATGGTGTATTGTCAACAACTATATATGATAAGGCCATAAGCAAACAAACCTTGGCTAATGATGGTATTACAGATAATGGGCAAACGGTAAGATTAAATTTCGAAACACTAGGAGAAATTATATTTAGAGGTCAGGCCTCTGTAAAAGACGGTCGATTTGAGTTTGATTTTGTAGTGCCGAAAGATATTGGTATTCCGGTAGGGTTTGGTAAAGTAAGTTTTTATTCAAGAAATGAAGCATTAACCGAAGATCAGTCAGGAGCAAGCGTTAATACAGTTAGAATAGGAGGATTAAATGAAAATGCCGCCGAGGATAATATAGGTCCGGTTATCACCCTTTATATGAATGATGAGAACTTTGTATCGGGGGGTATAACAAACGAATCACCTACATTATTGGCTAAACTGGAAGATACTAATGGTATTAATACGGCTAGTGGTATAGGGCACGATATAGTAGCTATAATAGATGGAGACGAAACAAACCCAATAGTACTAAATGATTATTACCAAACAGAAATAGACGATTATCAAAAAGGAGTTGTGAGCTTTCCTCTTAGGGATTTAGAGCCCGGATTGCATACTTTAACCTTAAAAGCCTGGGATGTGTATAACAATTCCTCGACTTCTGAAATTCAATTTGTTGTATTCGATAAAGATCAGGATTTGGTAATTAATAATGTACTTAATTACCCTAATCCCTTTGTAAATTACACAGAATTTTGGTTCAATCACAATAGTTCGGAACCTTTAGACGTTTCTATACAGATATTCACTGTTTCAGGAAAACTAGTGAGAACGATTAATGGTGTAACAACAGGGGGTATAAAAACAACAAGTTCGTTATCTAGAGATCTTGTTTGGGACGGAAGAGACGATTTTGGAGATAAAATAGGAAAAGGGGTCTATATTTATAAACTTACAGTACACTCTAATCTATTAAATAAAAAAGTAGAAAAAATTGAAAAACTGGTCATCTTATAG
- the porV gene encoding type IX secretion system outer membrane channel protein PorV: MKNKILIAIAFVFVLKLNAQETVILPGQDRRAITTGLPFVLIAPDARAAGMGDMGVATSVDAFSQQWNSSKYVFSETKSGIGVSYTPYLSKLVNDIFLGNLTYFNRLDERSAFAVSLRYFSLGDIEFISEAQAQQQAFTPIIERPNELTLDASYALKLSDRFAMSVAMRYARSDLKLNNADIDASSANTFGVDISGYYQSEEEAYSDFNGRWRAGFAIQNIGPKFKYVEDGIENFQPTNLRLGAGFDFIFDDFNKIAITGEVTKLLVPTPPVYGFVDTDSDGDQDNDEPTIIVEGKDPDVSFLSGMFQSFGDAPDGFSEELKEFTWSLGAEYVYQNSFAFRAGYFNESEDKGARKFLALGAGFKANVVNIDLSYLFSASKVQSPLENTLRFSLTFNIGENAYNEY, from the coding sequence ATGAAGAATAAAATATTAATCGCAATAGCATTTGTTTTTGTACTAAAACTAAATGCTCAAGAAACAGTTATTTTACCAGGTCAAGATAGGAGAGCAATAACCACAGGATTGCCATTTGTTTTAATTGCTCCAGATGCAAGAGCAGCTGGTATGGGAGATATGGGTGTTGCAACTTCTGTTGATGCTTTTTCGCAACAATGGAATTCGTCTAAATATGTGTTTTCAGAGACAAAATCAGGAATTGGTGTTAGTTACACGCCTTATCTAAGTAAATTGGTAAACGATATCTTTTTAGGAAATCTTACCTATTTTAACCGTTTAGATGAGCGTAGTGCGTTTGCTGTAAGTTTAAGATATTTTTCTTTGGGAGATATCGAATTTATTTCTGAAGCCCAAGCCCAACAGCAAGCGTTTACTCCAATAATTGAAAGACCAAACGAGCTTACCTTAGATGCATCTTATGCATTAAAATTATCAGATAGGTTTGCAATGTCTGTAGCTATGCGTTATGCGAGATCGGATTTAAAATTAAATAATGCAGATATCGATGCAAGTTCTGCAAATACTTTTGGTGTGGATATTTCCGGTTACTATCAAAGTGAGGAAGAAGCTTATTCCGATTTTAACGGACGTTGGAGAGCTGGATTTGCTATTCAGAATATAGGACCAAAATTTAAATATGTTGAAGATGGTATAGAGAATTTTCAGCCTACTAACTTACGTTTAGGAGCTGGATTCGATTTTATATTCGACGATTTTAATAAAATTGCCATAACAGGCGAAGTAACAAAACTATTGGTGCCAACACCTCCTGTTTATGGTTTTGTTGATACAGACAGTGATGGAGACCAAGATAATGACGAACCTACTATAATTGTAGAAGGAAAAGATCCGGATGTAAGTTTTTTATCTGGAATGTTCCAGTCATTTGGAGATGCTCCAGATGGTTTTAGCGAAGAGCTAAAAGAGTTTACCTGGTCTTTGGGTGCAGAATACGTGTATCAAAACTCTTTTGCTTTTAGAGCGGGTTATTTTAACGAAAGCGAAGATAAAGGGGCTAGAAAGTTTTTAGCACTAGGAGCTGGCTTTAAAGCCAATGTTGTAAATATAGATTTGTCTTACTTGTTTTCGGCATCAAAAGTTCAAAGCCCGTTAGAAAATACATTGCGTTTCTCTTTAACGTTTAACATTGGAGAAAATGCGTATAATGAATATTAA
- the cdd gene encoding cytidine deaminase, with product MKEIKIETTLYIYQDLDALPTDIIPLMQKAFKARNRAYAPYSNFTVGAALLLDNGEIITGNNQENASYPSGLCAERTAIYYAGSQYPDAKIIRMAISAGSKNNPTTKPIPPCGACRQAIAEYEIKQETPIEIYFMGETGKVARSNSLANLLPLVFDKTVL from the coding sequence ATGAAAGAAATAAAAATAGAAACCACATTATATATATATCAAGATTTAGATGCACTTCCAACAGACATAATACCACTCATGCAAAAGGCTTTTAAAGCTCGTAATAGGGCCTATGCGCCTTACTCAAATTTCACTGTAGGAGCAGCACTGTTGTTGGATAATGGTGAAATTATTACCGGTAACAATCAAGAAAATGCATCCTATCCATCAGGGTTGTGTGCCGAGCGTACAGCCATCTATTATGCAGGTTCGCAGTATCCAGATGCAAAAATAATCCGAATGGCTATTTCGGCAGGATCAAAAAACAACCCAACAACAAAACCTATTCCACCTTGTGGAGCTTGTAGGCAAGCCATTGCCGAATACGAAATAAAACAGGAAACCCCAATTGAAATTTATTTTATGGGAGAAACAGGGAAAGTTGCCAGATCCAATTCACTTGCAAACCTATTACCTCTCGTTTTTGATAAAACCGTGCTTTAG
- the pdhA gene encoding pyruvate dehydrogenase (acetyl-transferring) E1 component subunit alpha, whose protein sequence is MQKITKETYLKWYEDMLFWRKFEDKLAAVYIQQKVRGFLHLYNGQEAVLAGALHAMDLTKDKMITAYRNHVQPIGMGVDPRRVMAELYGKATGTSQGLGGSMHIFSKEHRFYGGHGIVGGQIPLGAGIAFGDKYHEVDGVTLCCFGDGAARQGSLHETFNLAMLWNLPVVFVCENNGYAMGTSVERTANHEEIWKLGLGYEMPCGPVDGMNPVKVAEAFDEAIQRARKGGGPTFLELKTYRYRGHSMSDAQHYRTKDEVEEYKKIDPITQVKEVLLEKKYASEDDIKVIDKRVKDLVSECEKFAEESPFPDKNVMYDAVYEQEDYPFIQHKL, encoded by the coding sequence ATGCAAAAAATCACTAAAGAAACGTACCTTAAATGGTATGAGGATATGCTGTTTTGGAGAAAGTTTGAGGATAAACTGGCAGCTGTATATATACAACAAAAAGTAAGAGGATTTCTCCATTTGTATAATGGTCAAGAAGCGGTTTTAGCAGGAGCTTTACATGCGATGGATTTGACTAAAGATAAAATGATTACTGCCTACAGGAATCACGTGCAGCCAATTGGTATGGGTGTAGATCCTAGACGTGTTATGGCCGAGTTATATGGTAAAGCTACTGGGACGTCTCAAGGTCTTGGAGGCTCAATGCATATCTTTTCCAAAGAGCACCGTTTTTATGGAGGTCATGGTATTGTAGGAGGTCAAATTCCTTTAGGAGCTGGTATAGCTTTTGGAGATAAATATCATGAAGTAGATGGCGTTACGCTTTGTTGTTTTGGTGATGGAGCTGCAAGACAAGGGTCACTTCATGAAACCTTTAATTTAGCAATGCTTTGGAATCTTCCGGTTGTTTTTGTTTGTGAAAACAATGGATATGCCATGGGAACATCGGTTGAACGTACAGCAAACCATGAAGAAATCTGGAAATTAGGTTTAGGTTACGAAATGCCTTGTGGGCCAGTAGACGGGATGAACCCTGTAAAAGTAGCGGAAGCATTCGATGAAGCTATTCAACGTGCCAGAAAAGGTGGTGGACCAACATTCTTAGAGTTAAAAACGTACCGTTATAGAGGACACTCTATGAGTGATGCGCAACACTACAGAACAAAGGATGAGGTAGAAGAATACAAGAAAATAGACCCGATTACTCAGGTTAAAGAAGTTCTTCTTGAAAAGAAATATGCTTCAGAAGATGATATTAAAGTAATCGACAAGCGCGTGAAAGATTTAGTGTCTGAATGTGAGAAATTTGCAGAGGAATCACCATTCCCAGACAAGAACGTTATGTACGATGCTGTATACGAACAAGAAGATTACCCATTTATACAACATAAATTATAA
- a CDS encoding pyruvate dehydrogenase complex dihydrolipoamide acetyltransferase, giving the protein MAIVINMPRLSDTMEEGTVAAWLKKVGDKIEEGDILAEIETDKATMEFESFNEGTLLHIGVQEGETTKVDELLAIIGEEGEDITSLLSGGGNAPAEAKEEAAPAQDEASSEQPASEAELPEGVIVVTMPRLSDTMEEGTVATWLKKIGDTVEEGDILAEIETDKATMEFESFQAGTLLHVGLQEGESAKVDDLLAIIGPAGTDVSGVAGNFKAGSSSAKAEEAPKKEAPKVEAPKKEVAVAASSATTKPQKAPQTASGGRIFASPLAKKIAEEKGINLAQVQGSGENGRIIKFDIENFVPAQSGAAVGKFVPTGQEDFDEVANSQMRKAIAKSLTKSKFSAPHYYLAVEFDMDNAIAFRKQFNSIPDTKISFNDMVVKACALALKQHPQVNSQWFDDKMRLNNHVHIGVAVAVPDGLVVPVVRFANEQSLPQIGAEVKELAGKARNKKLTPDEMSGSTFTVSNLGMFGIDYFTSIINQPNSAILSVGAIVQKPVVKEGQIVVGNTMKLTLACDHRTVDGATGAQFLQTLKGYIENPVTMLV; this is encoded by the coding sequence ATGGCTATAGTAATTAATATGCCGCGTTTAAGCGACACCATGGAAGAAGGAACTGTCGCAGCTTGGTTAAAGAAAGTAGGAGATAAAATAGAGGAAGGTGATATTCTAGCAGAAATAGAAACCGATAAGGCTACAATGGAATTCGAATCTTTCAACGAAGGGACTTTACTTCATATTGGAGTTCAAGAAGGAGAAACAACCAAAGTAGACGAACTATTAGCTATTATTGGAGAAGAAGGTGAAGATATTACGAGTTTACTAAGTGGTGGCGGTAATGCTCCCGCAGAAGCAAAGGAAGAAGCCGCACCTGCTCAAGATGAAGCCTCAAGCGAGCAACCAGCAAGCGAAGCTGAACTACCAGAAGGTGTTATAGTTGTAACCATGCCACGTTTAAGTGATACCATGGAAGAAGGAACAGTTGCAACATGGCTTAAAAAAATAGGAGATACCGTTGAGGAAGGTGATATTCTTGCAGAAATAGAAACAGATAAAGCAACAATGGAGTTTGAGTCGTTTCAAGCAGGTACATTGTTACATGTAGGATTACAAGAAGGAGAATCGGCAAAAGTTGATGACTTGTTGGCTATAATTGGTCCAGCAGGAACCGATGTATCTGGAGTTGCAGGCAACTTTAAAGCAGGTTCTAGCTCAGCAAAAGCAGAAGAAGCTCCTAAAAAAGAGGCGCCTAAAGTAGAAGCTCCTAAAAAGGAAGTTGCAGTAGCTGCTTCTAGTGCGACTACTAAGCCGCAAAAAGCACCTCAAACAGCATCTGGCGGACGCATCTTTGCATCGCCTTTAGCAAAAAAGATAGCAGAAGAAAAAGGCATTAACCTAGCTCAAGTTCAAGGTTCTGGAGAAAACGGACGAATTATAAAATTCGATATCGAGAATTTCGTTCCAGCACAATCAGGAGCAGCAGTAGGTAAGTTTGTACCAACCGGACAAGAAGATTTCGATGAGGTTGCAAATTCGCAAATGCGTAAAGCAATTGCCAAGTCGTTAACAAAATCGAAGTTCTCAGCACCACATTATTACTTGGCAGTAGAGTTCGATATGGATAATGCCATAGCATTCCGTAAGCAATTTAACTCGATTCCGGATACCAAGATATCATTTAACGATATGGTAGTAAAGGCCTGTGCCTTGGCATTAAAACAACATCCTCAGGTAAATTCACAGTGGTTTGACGATAAAATGCGTTTAAACAACCATGTACATATTGGTGTAGCAGTAGCTGTTCCAGATGGTTTGGTAGTTCCTGTAGTTAGATTTGCCAACGAGCAATCGTTACCACAAATAGGAGCAGAAGTAAAAGAACTTGCAGGTAAAGCAAGAAACAAAAAGTTAACGCCAGATGAAATGTCTGGAAGTACTTTTACGGTTTCTAATTTGGGTATGTTTGGTATTGATTATTTTACATCAATAATTAACCAACCAAATTCAGCTATTCTATCTGTAGGAGCCATTGTTCAAAAACCGGTTGTTAAAGAAGGACAAATTGTTGTTGGAAATACCATGAAGTTAACTTTAGCATGTGACCATAGAACAGTTGATGGCGCCACTGGAGCACAGTTTTTACAAACATTAAAAGGGTATATTGAAAACCCGGTAACTATGTTGGTATAA